The DNA sequence GTATTAGATGGAGTTGCATCAATTGCATTAGCTTCTGCTTTAGGAATTGGAGTATTATTTTCTACTATCCCTCTTTTAATCTATCAAGGAGGCATTACTTTATTTGCAAATTACGTTAGTAACTATCTAAGTGATGCACTTATTGTTGAACTCAGTGCGGTTGGAGGAATATTACTCTTAGGCCTTGGAATGAACATTGCAGAGATAAAGAAATTTAGAGTAGTTAACATGCTCCCGAGCCTTTTAGTTGTTGTTATATTAAGTTATTTTCTTGTATGAACAACATGCAAAAGAATAAAAACAGACCCTTAACTTAGTTAATTGTGATAAAATGAAAACACCAGTTATTCTGATTAATTTTAAGATTTACAATGAAATATCTGGGCCAAAAGGATTAGAACTTGCAAGAATATGTCAAAATGTATCAAATAAAACGGGCGTTAATATAGCCATTGCTCCACAACTTGTTGATTTGTCGTATATTTCTGAAAAAGTATCAATACAAGTATTTTCACAACACGCAGACAATATAAAACCTGGAAGTGGAACTGGAAAAACTACCCTTGAAAGCATTAAAGTCTCTAAGGCCGTAGGGACTCTTATCAATCATTCGGAAAATAGACTAAGGATAGCAGATATTGAATCAATTGTGAATAAATGCAATGAATTGGGGCTGATATCTGTTGTATGCACCAATAACATTGCTGTTAGCAAGGCCGTTGCAATGTTTAATCCAACTTTTATAGCAGT is a window from the Methanofastidiosum sp. genome containing:
- the tpiA gene encoding triose-phosphate isomerase codes for the protein MKTPVILINFKIYNEISGPKGLELARICQNVSNKTGVNIAIAPQLVDLSYISEKVSIQVFSQHADNIKPGSGTGKTTLESIKVSKAVGTLINHSENRLRIADIESIVNKCNELGLISVVCTNNIAVSKAVAMFNPTFIAVEPPELIGGDISVTDADPDIVKNTVKAIRDISPKVKVLCGAGVKNGKDVKKAIELGAEGVLLASGVTKAKNPLEVLEDLAKGAIK